The Daphnia magna isolate NIES linkage group LG6, ASM2063170v1.1, whole genome shotgun sequence genome segment TTCCCTCTTTTATATGGATTGGGTCACATATTGGTCACATTGTGTTCGGAATGCCGTACTGGAATGTCACCGAAAATTCCACCTCCCTCCTGTGCTATAACATGATTCCGcccatttcattttatttttttcttcttcttcttcgcctCTGTTGTAAGAGCTAAATGTAGCAgagaaatcgaaaaaaaaaaaaggaagaatagCAACAGTCGTTTTTACGTCTCCAGTTATGCGTTAAGAAAGCACAACACAAACGCGACATCAATGACAAAAGAGCCAGCCCCAATCTGGAAAGGGAGTTTGGGTGGGGCCGATAGATCCAGTCAGTCCAAACTATTGTAGTAAAAAATTGTCTCTCCCTTACaaacacatttaaaaaaaataaatggaataTGAGAGTTGGAACTACAATCTAAATATATTTCGAATGAACAGTATCCTCGCCAGtggctttaaatttgcatcaTCACTTAGCGGCCGGAGGTGTCGGATTGGCTGATGCGATGGACGTGGCCGAAGACGAAGACTTGGCCGCAGCTGCTGGTGTCATCGCGGCTCACGTTGAACGTTTCCTGCCGCAACGGAGATCGCCCGGACAGAGGAGCCAAGATTCCGGTTTCTCTGGTTACTCTGGCGATTCGGCCAGCGAAGGGTCGGCCGCCTCTAGCACGAACTCCCCAGTTCCGGCGGCGTCCGGTAGCAGCAACGTGTCGCCGGCCACCAGCGCCGGTAAGCGTTCGCCTTTATCCGATCCGGAAGCGATCGAACGCGCCTTACTAGCCGAACCTGTCGCTCCCAGAGTGCTGGAAACGGACCTGGACGCTGCCACGCCGGCCAGGTTACACGTCAGCCGCATTTACATTCAGGGAACGAGCGCGACCGAATCTACGGCCGCCGTTGCTAATTTGAATTTGCGCGACGTCCTCTGCGAAAAGAATATTCAGCCGGTCAACCTGTCGGGCAGTCGGGAATCGTCGTCGACGTCGCCCGATAAGTGCGTCGGAGACAAGAGTCCCATCAGCGTCGTGCTGGCCAACAATCAGACGACGGCGACTTGCATTCACAgccgcaacaacaacaattacAATCACGAAGCGGACCGTTCTGGCGATAGCCAAACGGCATTGCTGCTGGAACACAAGAGCATCGTGCCGCCTTCGTCCATGCGGCCGAATCTGAGCTGGAAGAAATTGAGCGAATCATTCCGGAGGGTCATCAGTTCGGGCCGGATGATGACGGCATCGTCGGCGGCAACGTCGCAAAGCTGTCTGCCTACCGTGGCCGACCTTGACGAGTCGTTCACCGACGAAGAGAAGAGTCGCATGTTGCTGCTGGGCAAGCGCACCAACTTGCGCCGCATCAAAGCGGACAACGAgcatcaacagcagcagctgAACGGCGACAAGgacgaggaggaagaagaggaaggaaGGAATGGCACGAACCGCGTGACAATAATGGCCGAAAGTCCTCAACCGACCAGCCGCTATTTGAGCGGACCGAGGAGTTCCACGCCGCGCAAAACGCTTCCGGCAGAGGGACGCAACCACCGGCGGACGGCAGTGGCGGTGGCTTCGAGCGCCGCTTCCACCGCCAACGCCAAccaaatcaacaacaacaaacagcGCCAGTGCTCCCGTTTGAATGAGGAACGGCCGCGAGTTCACTGGGCCGACATCGACAACCACCCAGTTGTCAATAGCAACGAGAACTTGGCTGACGGCCGCCGCAAGCAACCGCAAGCGAGACCAGTCAATGGCCATCTGGCCACCGTCGTGACCTCGTCGTGGCCGGATAATAGCACGTGGGACTCGGACACGCCGTCGCTGGAAATCGGCCACCAGGTCATCCAGAGCCACCCGCCTACCGTGACACCTCAGCTCGTGCATCAGCCGGCCAGCGGTCCGCTTCCGGTGGAGCAGAAGAAAATCAGAcgcggacttcggatgggCGTCGGCGTCGATCGTTCGCTCAACTGCACAGCGCACGTTCGCAAGCCGATTCAACCTCAGCCGGTCGTGGCTCCATTGGTCAACTTCCACCCCCAACCGATGATCATTCCGGCTCCGGCGGAATTCCGTTCCATCCTTCCtcatcagcagcagcagccatccCCAACCGGCCTCAGGTATTAAAACGGCATTATAATATAATTATgaagaaattattattttttttttttgatttctttgagTTTCAATTGCAACTTGAAAGTTGAAATGTTCAGTTAGGATTTCTCAGCACAACATCTTAGTACTGTAAATGATTTCAATTGTTGGCCAATTTATGAAAAAGTAACGGCTTATTATAGAACTTGttatccgttttttttttaaattattattattctttgcGTCGATTCAAAGTATGGTAGACTTTTCcaacggcaaagaaaaaaaaagggcgttgaaaaaaaacaaaaacaaaagaggacaCGTAGAGAGGAAGCCGTTTCCGCTCGAGAAGAGATTCCGTGGCGCGCCGTTtgcctttgtttgttttgtttacgtatttattttcgtttgttttttgttttttgtttttttcgggttGTTTTCCCGTCAGGGCGAATGAGGTTGGAAACTGTCACGCCGTTAGCTGCTTTTGTCAACTAGCGAATGATGATGCCAACCTCTAGAGTCCATTGCCGTCTCATGACAAAACAAtggccctttttcttttttttttgtcaagttttttaggttttttctCTCACTAAAATAACAAAGTTATGTTACGATCCGCGTCCCCATCGTAAACAGGAGCCCGGCCGCGTGAGTCAGAGAAAataggaaggaaaaaaacaaacaaaacaaaacaaaggaaCGCGTGTGCTAGTATATTTATGTCCCATTGAATTCGCAGTCACGGCGTTAACGTTAATGCAAAACTTCCATCGAAATCTATAttccgccatttttttcttttttctgtgtttttttttttttggtttttgttttttaaacataaCAACTTCCTCTTCCTGGCGATGGCATCGTTAAGCCACACGTAGCCAAGAAAGTCCTAATCTCCCCGACGTTGCTTTTTATagcgttttatttatttttatttacatttttttttttttttttttttactcgctGTGTATTAAGTGCTACGCGGCAATAGATATTAATCGCGCAGACGGCTCTTTTGTGCGTACGAGCGAGAGTAGTTGTGTATAGTACAGTACGCGTATACTTGGCGGGGGTCAAAATGCGCAatgtcaaaagaaaacaacaaaaaagtttggGGAAACAAAAtgagggggaaagaaaaaaagagaggctCTTTCggaaacttctttttttttttttaggggaaATCCGCTGGTTTTTGTCACGTATTGTTTGTGTGATATAGATGGCCGTCGTCGTCGTTACGGATCGTAAAAACGTAAGCGACAAGAGGGGAGGGAACAGGAACTTGgataacgaaaaaaatctaaaaataatgaaaataggATCAGAAAAAAATGCCAAGAGGCAGAGTCGTCgtcgtctttttttgttgttgctattattccatttttttagattttttatttcattgttGTGTGTAGGCCTACGATTCAGGGATTGAGGGGGGGTTTGGATTGTGCGGTATAAGAGGCAGGGGGGTTATGGGCACAACATCGGCTAACCTACCTTGTTCAAATGGAGGGGAGGAGCGAAGTGAGCGGATCTACGACGGCCCAGCTGCTCTGACAAAACAAATATCCGGCCAGCGGAggtcctctctctctccctctttcTTCCAATATTTGATCATAAACTAGTACATTTAGTGTATAAGGCCTACGCTATAGATATAGCCCTAGAtcaaaagggagaaagaaaaaaaaaaaaaaaatctgaaaattatATTTGTAATCCCAGTACAGCAttatttcccccccccccctatatCCATTCTCCTTTTACTTGTTGGCTTCGTCGCGCCCATAAAAATCCGGATTTTTTCTCTAGTGGAgtcgtgattttttttttttttttgctttttcatgACGACATTGTAGCCGTTATTGTCGTCTAACTTTACATTAGCGCGGCAtcgataaaaaagaagaaaaagggagaacaaaaaattgtacacATAAGAAAATCGGTTTTGAGATGGTTTCGtgagcgtttttttttttttaaatacctaaCAAAACATTGCGTCGGTAAGGTACACATGGGGCAAAAACTATTTCTCTCGTCGATAGATAACGGCGGTTTTATTTCAGGGCGGTTATTGAGGTCGCATCCGAGCCTAACGACCGGATTAAAAACCAATCAACTTGTcgtaaaatatatatataaaaaaaaaaatatgtatatattaataataataataataataataataataataataaaaaataaattaaatggAATGAAAGAGTTCCGCCGCGGGAAACTATAGCGTGTAACGTATTTctaaatgaatttttgtattttaaatagttttcttttattttttatttttttatttttcccgcCGACTATCGTCACGGTgagggtttttttgttttttaaatcccttttcatttttacgatTTAACCAAACacccatttttctttaacatCGTTATCGCTAATGAAAGGCGGGAAACGGATAAgatttaacaaacaaaaaaaaaatgaatctaaACATCATtaatcaaaaaacaaaacaaaaaaaaactaaatcccCCCCAAACCACgtagataaataaaaaaaaaaaaaaaaaagaaaaaaagccaaGGTGCTGTATACATGCACAAAGTATATTTCTAAAAAGGCAAAAGAGACGTGTCAGATTGTTTTGCTCTAGTCATGAATCGCTGCTAATAGGATGCAATAAATCAGTTGTATGAAATTCTCGATGCTTAGGTGGAGCCCCGTCGAGGCCTGGCTCAAAGACTTGCCCATGTTTTATCAGCCGGAGTCAACTTGCGCCCTTCAGAACAAGGCCatccagcaacagcagctgaaagaagagcaacaacaacaacagcggCGCAGTTCATCAGCCAGCTGGATGACGGACGACAGCTCAAGCAGCGCTGATGGCAGCAGCCAACTCTTGTCGCTACACCACCAATCGGACGACGAGGATCGCACGTACAGCATGACGGTCACGGCCCGTGCCCAGGTGAGGCGGCTGCAGCGCCGCGCTCACCTCATCTCTACCGAATTCGCTCAACTTTGCTCGTGAGTGCAACTCGCcttgttttcatttcaaagGGAAAATGGCTTTTCTCTGTGTCTTTTGCCGACAATGTTCTCGCTTTCGTTGGCGCCCCTTTCAATGAATGCGCAACGACTTGAAAGTGGGAAAATGAGCGACACATAACAACGtgagattaaaaaaaaaaaaaacaaaacaaaaaaaaactttaatttGGTTATGGTAACCAGCTGCcaagtttctttttgtttttttttgctgaagGGTCTAGAGCAgaactattttatttatttattatatatttttttaaataggtaGTTTccatacttttcttttcctaatCATAATAATTGGGTGTGGGTATGACTGGACTAGCTGTCGAGTGCCGCCCATCAGTCTTGACTTAATGATCGTCCATTTTGCGCGCTCGCTTCGCGCATATAGCGTCggctgattttctttttcattttttttttttggtttttggtttttggtttttttgttgttgttgtctggCAAAGATCCCCGCCAGCATTCCTCTATTCTCGCCCATCATCATTTCActttcaattgaaattttactgtACACACAACGCCCTTCAACTGAAGAGAGTCGAGATATGCAGAGATGAGACTCCGTAtctttcatttgttattattatcattatttatttttatttggggggggggggctccATCTGCGTCGTCGCTATCTTTTCTTCTCTATGTGGCTTTCAACTCGGATATATAAACAGAAACTAAGCGCACATAAGAGGCTGGTGGGGCAATGATGATGCGTCGTCGTTTATGTTTACCAGCTACACACCAAAacggaaaataaaacaagaagacatggaggaaaaaaaagaaaaaaaaaacgggtaaaaaaaaaggaacatttTGAAAGCCCCTGAAGCCATAGAGGCGCCGCCGACATTTCCATCTTCTCAAATTATAAattcttcccttttttatttttattcattattattatatatttttgttttttccattctttttttttttaaatgttattttAGACGTTAATAATATTTTACATATTTTCCCTTCTTTTATCTTTCGGGGTTTTCTCGTGTCATTTGGAGACATGGGAATGGAATGGAACATAACCAGAAACGAAGGGAATTAGCAAGTCGTCGTCATCGAGTTGCCTGGACAGCGGACGAAGATGGAGAGGGATGTAGGCGGTGGCCAACAAGGGAACCGCGCGAGTGAATCccgaaggaaaaaacaaaaaacaaaaaaaaagaacaagattCATTTGCATTCAGTTGAGATGTTGAGGATGAGGTGAaataaagggggggggggagggaggagaTACCAATACCTTATAAAGGCAGATTTTGGATCTCCTTCCTGTTTGATAT includes the following:
- the LOC116924533 gene encoding uncharacterized protein LOC116924533 isoform X1; protein product: MAAFILSPERWRELSAASSPVAAVADGQQQTPQAVGAGIRRRISRVFYEAHHTPVSSPVALNLHHHLAAGGVGLADAMDVAEDEDLAAAAGVIAAHVERFLPQRRSPGQRSQDSGFSGYSGDSASEGSAASSTNSPVPAASGSSNVSPATSAGKRSPLSDPEAIERALLAEPVAPRVLETDLDAATPARLHVSRIYIQGTSATESTAAVANLNLRDVLCEKNIQPVNLSGSRESSSTSPDKCVGDKSPISVVLANNQTTATCIHSRNNNNYNHEADRSGDSQTALLLEHKSIVPPSSMRPNLSWKKLSESFRRVISSGRMMTASSAATSQSCLPTVADLDESFTDEEKSRMLLLGKRTNLRRIKADNEHQQQQLNGDKDEEEEEEGRNGTNRVTIMAESPQPTSRYLSGPRSSTPRKTLPAEGRNHRRTAVAVASSAASTANANQINNNKQRQCSRLNEERPRVHWADIDNHPVVNSNENLADGRRKQPQARPVNGHLATVVTSSWPDNSTWDSDTPSLEIGHQVIQSHPPTVTPQLVHQPASGPLPVEQKKIRRGLRMGVGVDRSLNCTAHVRKPIQPQPVVAPLVNFHPQPMIIPAPAEFRSILPHQQQQPSPTGLRWSPVEAWLKDLPMFYQPESTCALQNKAIQQQQLKEEQQQQQRRSSSASWMTDDSSSSADGSSQLLSLHHQSDDEDRTYSMTVTARAQVRRLQRRAHLISTEFAQLCSFIELYEESKLASLIPLFLAHVIQFIREAELAVLSDPCGEMESKRTEGSEELIQSLRQTCTQLVQIVTFSARPLYMMTSEPSLMLDAGIESVPLPLPVNWSLARQITAKLGQVFVSIVDTFVGREIEVLTAALKSGKCVSAAKLAANSLMSLGSDAARPALRPLIEAFQVVHLRPVRADLLRALAALCSSADIIQEFETCAGLTVVFDILCNPRSQADCEEKSEAAGLLAQITSPWLDPPMDDAQAGMCGTNGDLQPNPNGAWPTLHLTPYISSFIAALTELSSQTETEETLLLSTAALANLTFSHSEAVQLMTKYRTAQVLVQATSFRKELSVFIQDQIATILANMAAVYSARAELVSHGALVTLVSFLQLRPSPMQRPAEVTASERVLKKSAIALSRVCGEENAARQIVDLEGIERLAQLVRDPRERNYSDGVLVACLAALHKIATACGTEEVDRRGASDLIENRLLDVFLEYSSRPESYV
- the LOC116924533 gene encoding uncharacterized protein LOC116924533 isoform X2 — its product is MAAFILSPERWRELSAASSPVAAVADGQQQTPQAVGAGIRRRISRVFYEAHHTPAAGGVGLADAMDVAEDEDLAAAAGVIAAHVERFLPQRRSPGQRSQDSGFSGYSGDSASEGSAASSTNSPVPAASGSSNVSPATSAGKRSPLSDPEAIERALLAEPVAPRVLETDLDAATPARLHVSRIYIQGTSATESTAAVANLNLRDVLCEKNIQPVNLSGSRESSSTSPDKCVGDKSPISVVLANNQTTATCIHSRNNNNYNHEADRSGDSQTALLLEHKSIVPPSSMRPNLSWKKLSESFRRVISSGRMMTASSAATSQSCLPTVADLDESFTDEEKSRMLLLGKRTNLRRIKADNEHQQQQLNGDKDEEEEEEGRNGTNRVTIMAESPQPTSRYLSGPRSSTPRKTLPAEGRNHRRTAVAVASSAASTANANQINNNKQRQCSRLNEERPRVHWADIDNHPVVNSNENLADGRRKQPQARPVNGHLATVVTSSWPDNSTWDSDTPSLEIGHQVIQSHPPTVTPQLVHQPASGPLPVEQKKIRRGLRMGVGVDRSLNCTAHVRKPIQPQPVVAPLVNFHPQPMIIPAPAEFRSILPHQQQQPSPTGLRWSPVEAWLKDLPMFYQPESTCALQNKAIQQQQLKEEQQQQQRRSSSASWMTDDSSSSADGSSQLLSLHHQSDDEDRTYSMTVTARAQVRRLQRRAHLISTEFAQLCSFIELYEESKLASLIPLFLAHVIQFIREAELAVLSDPCGEMESKRTEGSEELIQSLRQTCTQLVQIVTFSARPLYMMTSEPSLMLDAGIESVPLPLPVNWSLARQITAKLGQVFVSIVDTFVGREIEVLTAALKSGKCVSAAKLAANSLMSLGSDAARPALRPLIEAFQVVHLRPVRADLLRALAALCSSADIIQEFETCAGLTVVFDILCNPRSQADCEEKSEAAGLLAQITSPWLDPPMDDAQAGMCGTNGDLQPNPNGAWPTLHLTPYISSFIAALTELSSQTETEETLLLSTAALANLTFSHSEAVQLMTKYRTAQVLVQATSFRKELSVFIQDQIATILANMAAVYSARAELVSHGALVTLVSFLQLRPSPMQRPAEVTASERVLKKSAIALSRVCGEENAARQIVDLEGIERLAQLVRDPRERNYSDGVLVACLAALHKIATACGTEEVDRRGASDLIENRLLDVFLEYSSRPESYV